The proteins below are encoded in one region of Sulfolobus islandicus Y.N.15.51:
- a CDS encoding universal stress protein yields the protein MKVVVAYDGSDHAKNALFFALNLIKKEDEIHLVTIVKEAPRSPEQVIIQSEQRAKQMQDEVVSELSDYKIVQKILESNDVADSILQYCNNIGCGLIVTGSRGLTGIKKAILGSVSNALVSKSNVPVLVVK from the coding sequence ATGAAAGTGGTTGTAGCATATGATGGTTCAGATCATGCTAAAAATGCCTTATTTTTTGCATTAAATCTAATTAAAAAGGAAGACGAAATACACCTAGTTACAATAGTAAAAGAAGCACCCAGAAGTCCAGAACAAGTCATAATACAGAGTGAGCAAAGGGCAAAGCAAATGCAAGATGAGGTAGTAAGTGAACTTAGCGATTATAAGATAGTGCAAAAAATTTTGGAAAGTAATGACGTAGCTGACTCAATATTACAGTACTGTAATAATATAGGATGCGGTCTAATTGTAACTGGTAGTAGAGGGCTTACAGGGATTAAGAAGGCCATATTGGGAAGTGTGTCGAATGCTTTAGTTTCAAAGTCCAATGTTCCAGTTTTAGTCGTTAAATAA